A region of Necator americanus strain Aroian chromosome I, whole genome shotgun sequence DNA encodes the following proteins:
- a CDS encoding hypothetical protein (NECATOR_CHRI.G1124.T1) has protein sequence MISLALFVFQHDVDFSLFCSPRALRNGEKAELNFPLLAPAWCWWFISGFASNFLAFYSGTELSQDQPRRHGANRGMRIDSTSPLEEQWKRREREGAEAGAEPQATASRPAHSRAVD, from the coding sequence ATGATTTCGCTAGCTTTGTTCGTATTCCAACATGACGTCGATTTCTCGCTTTTTTGCTCACCGCGAGCCTTGAGGAATGGCGAGAAGGCGGAACTCAACTTTCCTCTGTTAGCGCCCGCATGGTGTTGGTGGTTTATTAGTGGTTTCGCCAGCAATTTCCTCGCCTTCTACTCAGGGACAGAACTCTCGCAAGACCAACCCCGTCGACACGGTGCAAATAGAGGCATGCGCATCGATTCGACGTCTCCTCTTGAAGAGCAGTGGAAGAGGAGGGAAAGGGAGGGAGCGGAGGCGGGCGCCGAGCCACAGGCGACTGCTTCAAGACCCGCCCACTCTCGTGCTGTCGACTAG